One region of Maylandia zebra isolate NMK-2024a linkage group LG10, Mzebra_GT3a, whole genome shotgun sequence genomic DNA includes:
- the psmg1 gene encoding proteasome assembly chaperone 1 gives MATFFGEVLSVYSRAVEEDDDELDENEEDEQIRRELEEKREVHLHWSPEVSESLKSGNKLQCSDFILAVGQNASSFLSVHILSTPNWDTIGRASVWNERSRAVTGQSCEESACVFYRHKDNPTVLICQVSCYVAEDQLFQWTEKVFDCLQLRELNVTVLSDTSVADYKTADYLGGSSAPFLRSLHTSAFGDQPVCQSLEQPNIVTGLAAAVLNHCQVHRIAAVVYQCYSDVIGPDSVTMETYKPVLIKLGRSIQLDPSPSTDALRKFVRTTDLQSNLYI, from the exons ATGGCGACGTTTTTCGGGGAAGTGCTGTCGGTTTACTCTCGGGCTGTGGAGGAAGACGACGACGAGCTTGATGAAAACGAGGAAGATGAGCAAATCCGCAGAGAGCTGGAGGAAAAAAG agagGTTCATCTGCACTGGAGCCCTGAAGTCTCTGAGTCGCTGAAGTCTGGAAACAAGTTGCAGTGTTCAGACTTCATCCTTGCTGTGGGACAAAATGCTTCCA GTTTTCTGTCAGTGCACATCCTGTCCACGCCAAACTGGGATACAATCGGACGTGCGTCGGTGTGGAACGAGAGGAGCCGAGCTGTAACGGGGCAAAGCTGCGAGGAATCAGCGTGTGTTTTCTACAGACACAAGGACAACCCAACA GTTTTGATATGCCAGGTGTCGTGCTACGTTGCAGAAGACCAGCTTTTTCAGTGGACAGAAAAG GTGTTTGACTGTCTGCagctcagagagctgaatgtgacGGTTCTGTCAGACACCTCTGTGGCTGATTATAAGACGGCAGACTATCTGGGCGGCAGCTCCGCTCCCTTCCTGCGCTCTCTCCACACCAGTGCTTTTGGTGATCAGCCTGTCTGCCAGTCACTGGAGCAACCCAACATAGTTACTGGACTTGCAGCTGCAG TACTGAACCACTGCCAGGTCCACCGCATCGCCGCTGTTGTTTACCAGTGTTACAGTGATGTCATTGGCCCTGACTCTGTCACCATGGAGACCTACAAGCCTGTATTAATCAAACTTGGCAGATCTATACAG CTCGATCCGTCTCCAAGCACAGATGCCCTGCGCAAGTTTGTCAGGACCACCGACCTTCAGAGCAATCTTTACATCTGA